In Takifugu flavidus isolate HTHZ2018 chromosome 5, ASM371156v2, whole genome shotgun sequence, the following proteins share a genomic window:
- the ewsr1b gene encoding EWS RNA-binding protein 1b isoform X7, whose product MASAPDYSSYTQASTQQGYASYAGQPSQSYGQSTQNYGQQNYGSYAQPATPADGAYSQATPTTGGYPQQQQQYSSSYGQQASAGYPAAQSSTQSYSQSTQGYGASGYDTAPSAATPAASQSYGSQSAYTAQTAYPGYGQQAAPTAPQAYSANSQPSTYSQNNYSQQAAYGQQQPGYQAQQSSYSQPQGYPQQSQQQQAPPAYPPQGAGSYGQPPSSQYSQSGGPPNYNQSNHYNNYRQDGQGGSSGYSGAESRYPGAGDSRGPGRDGFDRGGMMHRVRGGMGRGMGAGDRGGFSKPGGPMGADERDIGRPEEQDDSENSTIYITGLTEKAKVEEMAEFFKHVGPIRMNRRLGLPAINIYKDDAGKIKGFATLSYEEPICAKAAVEHFDGKEFQGQRLKVSMARRRPMMGGMRGGMPMRDGMMGRGGMMGRGGDRGGFGPRGGPRGMGRGGPTGGNMQQRAGDWECPNPGCGNQNFSWRLECNQCKAPKPEGLGGGPPFPPGGDRGRGGMGMRGGRGMDRGGPAGAGGPGGPGGFRGGWGGDRGGFRGRGGMERGGFRGAGRGGPPMDRMGSRGGRGMGPPGGKMDMRDHRQDRRDRPY is encoded by the exons ATGGCATCTGCTCCCG ATTACAGCTCCTACACTCAGGCCAGCACTCAGCAAGG atATGCTTCTTATGCTGGCCAGCCTTCCCAAAGTTATGGGCAGTCTACACAG AATTATGGCCAACAGAATTATGGTTCATATGCCCAACCTGCCACTCCTGCTGATGGCGCTTACAGCCAGGCAACACCTACTACTGGAGGTtacccacagcaacaacaacagtacaGCTCCTCTTACGGCCAACAGGCCTCAG CTGGCTATCCTGCTGCCCAATCATCTACACAAAGCTATTCCCAGTCCACCCAGGGTTATGGAGCCAGCGGCTATGACactgctccttctgctgctaCTCCAGCTGCTTCGCAGTCTTATGGTAGTCAGTCTGCCTATACAGCCCAGACTGCTTACCCTGGATACGGCCAACAAGCCGCTCCCACGGCACCACAGGC TTACAGTGCCAACAGCCAGCCATCCACTTACAGTCAGAATAATTACTCCCAGCAAGCAGCGTATGGCCAACAACAGCCAGGATACCAGGctcagcagagcagctacagcCAGCCGCAAGGATATCCACAACAAAGCCAGCAGCAACAAGCTCCACCTGCATATCCCCCCCAGGGTGCTGGTTCCTACGGCCAGCCTCCATCTAGCCAGTACAGCCAGTCAGGCGGACCCCCCAACTACAACCAGTCAAACCATTACA ATAATTACAGACAGGATGGCCAGGGGGGCAGTTCTGGGTACTCTGGTGCCGAGTCAAGGTACCCAGGGGCGGGGGACAGTAGGGGTCCCGGCAGAGACGGGTTTGATCGAGGTGGAATGATGCATCGTGTGCGTGGAGGCATGGGCCGTGGTATGGG CgctggagacagaggtggcTTCAGTAAGCCTGGTG GACCAATGGGTGCAGACGAGCGTGATATCG GACGCCCTGAAGAGCAGGATGACTCTGAGAACAGCACAATATACATCACAGGGCTGACTGAGAAGGCCAAGGTGGAGGAGATGGCAGAATTCTTTAAACATGTTGGTCCAATCAGG ATGAACCGCAGACTCGGCCTGCCTGCTATCAACATCTACAAAGATGACGCCGGGAAGATCAAGGGATTCGCCACCCTGTCCTACGAGGAACCCATCTGTGCTAAAGCTGCCGTGGAGCATTTCGACG GCAAGGAGTTCCAAGGCCAAAGGCTTAAGGTGTCGATGGCGCGCCGTCGGCCCATGATGGGTGGAATGAGGGGAGGCATGCCCATGAGAGATGGTATGATGGGTCGTGGAG GAATGATGGGTCGTGGAGGTGACCGTGGCGGGTTCGGCCCTCGCGGTGGACCCCGCGGTATGGGCAGAGGTGGGCCTACGGGCGGCAACATGCAGCAGAGAGCCGGGGACTGGGAGTGTCCTAATCC GGGTTGTGGCAACCAGAACTTTAGCTGGAGACTGGAATGCAACCAGTGCAAAGCACCTAAACCGGAGGGATTAGGAGGGGGTCCTCCGTTTCCGCCTGGAGGAGACCGAGGCAGAGGGGGAATGGGAATGCGCGGCGGCAGGGGTATGGATCGAGGTGGGCCAGCTGGAGCCGGTGGCCCGGGAGGTCCTGGGGGTTTCCGAGGCGGCTGGGGCGGTGACCGCGGTGGATTTAGAGGACGTGGGGGGATGGAAAGAGGAGGCTTCCGTGGCGCTGGACGGGGAGGACCCCCTATGGACCGAATGGGCAGCAGAGGTGGAAGAGGAATGGGCCCGCCCGGTGGAAAGATGGATATGAG GGACCATCGCCAGGACCGCAGAGATCGACCCTACTGA
- the ewsr1b gene encoding EWS RNA-binding protein 1b isoform X5 — MASAPDYSSYTQASTQQGYASYAGQPSQSYGQSTQNYGSYAQPATPADGAYSQATPTTGGYPQQQQQYSSSYGQQASAGYPAAQSSTQSYSQSTQGYGASGYDTAPSAATPAASQSYGSQSAYTAQTAYPGYGQQAAPTAPQAYSANSQPSTYSQNNYSQQAAYGQQQPGYQAQQSSYSQPQGYPQQSQQQQAPPAYPPQGAGSYGQPPSSQYSQSGGPPNYNQSNHYNNYRQDGQGGSSGYSGAESRYPGAGDSRGPGRDGFDRGGMMHRVRGGMGRGMGSAGDRGGFSKPGGPMGADERDIGRPEEQDDSENSTIYITGLTEKAKVEEMAEFFKHVGPIRMNRRLGLPAINIYKDDAGKIKGFATLSYEEPICAKAAVEHFDGKEFQGQRLKVSMARRRPMMGGMRGGMPMRDGMMGRGGMMGRGGDRGGFGPRGGPRGMGRGGPTGGNMQQRAGDWECPNPGCGNQNFSWRLECNQCKAPKPEGLGGGPPFPPGGDRGRGGMGMRGGRGMDRGGPAGAGGPGGPGGFRGGWGGDRGGFRGRGGMERGGFRGAGRGGPPMDRMGSRGGRGMGPPGGKMDMRDHRQDRRDRPY; from the exons ATGGCATCTGCTCCCG ATTACAGCTCCTACACTCAGGCCAGCACTCAGCAAGG atATGCTTCTTATGCTGGCCAGCCTTCCCAAAGTTATGGGCAGTCTACACAG AATTATGGTTCATATGCCCAACCTGCCACTCCTGCTGATGGCGCTTACAGCCAGGCAACACCTACTACTGGAGGTtacccacagcaacaacaacagtacaGCTCCTCTTACGGCCAACAGGCCTCAG CTGGCTATCCTGCTGCCCAATCATCTACACAAAGCTATTCCCAGTCCACCCAGGGTTATGGAGCCAGCGGCTATGACactgctccttctgctgctaCTCCAGCTGCTTCGCAGTCTTATGGTAGTCAGTCTGCCTATACAGCCCAGACTGCTTACCCTGGATACGGCCAACAAGCCGCTCCCACGGCACCACAGGC TTACAGTGCCAACAGCCAGCCATCCACTTACAGTCAGAATAATTACTCCCAGCAAGCAGCGTATGGCCAACAACAGCCAGGATACCAGGctcagcagagcagctacagcCAGCCGCAAGGATATCCACAACAAAGCCAGCAGCAACAAGCTCCACCTGCATATCCCCCCCAGGGTGCTGGTTCCTACGGCCAGCCTCCATCTAGCCAGTACAGCCAGTCAGGCGGACCCCCCAACTACAACCAGTCAAACCATTACA ATAATTACAGACAGGATGGCCAGGGGGGCAGTTCTGGGTACTCTGGTGCCGAGTCAAGGTACCCAGGGGCGGGGGACAGTAGGGGTCCCGGCAGAGACGGGTTTGATCGAGGTGGAATGATGCATCGTGTGCGTGGAGGCATGGGCCGTGGTATGGG CAGCgctggagacagaggtggcTTCAGTAAGCCTGGTG GACCAATGGGTGCAGACGAGCGTGATATCG GACGCCCTGAAGAGCAGGATGACTCTGAGAACAGCACAATATACATCACAGGGCTGACTGAGAAGGCCAAGGTGGAGGAGATGGCAGAATTCTTTAAACATGTTGGTCCAATCAGG ATGAACCGCAGACTCGGCCTGCCTGCTATCAACATCTACAAAGATGACGCCGGGAAGATCAAGGGATTCGCCACCCTGTCCTACGAGGAACCCATCTGTGCTAAAGCTGCCGTGGAGCATTTCGACG GCAAGGAGTTCCAAGGCCAAAGGCTTAAGGTGTCGATGGCGCGCCGTCGGCCCATGATGGGTGGAATGAGGGGAGGCATGCCCATGAGAGATGGTATGATGGGTCGTGGAG GAATGATGGGTCGTGGAGGTGACCGTGGCGGGTTCGGCCCTCGCGGTGGACCCCGCGGTATGGGCAGAGGTGGGCCTACGGGCGGCAACATGCAGCAGAGAGCCGGGGACTGGGAGTGTCCTAATCC GGGTTGTGGCAACCAGAACTTTAGCTGGAGACTGGAATGCAACCAGTGCAAAGCACCTAAACCGGAGGGATTAGGAGGGGGTCCTCCGTTTCCGCCTGGAGGAGACCGAGGCAGAGGGGGAATGGGAATGCGCGGCGGCAGGGGTATGGATCGAGGTGGGCCAGCTGGAGCCGGTGGCCCGGGAGGTCCTGGGGGTTTCCGAGGCGGCTGGGGCGGTGACCGCGGTGGATTTAGAGGACGTGGGGGGATGGAAAGAGGAGGCTTCCGTGGCGCTGGACGGGGAGGACCCCCTATGGACCGAATGGGCAGCAGAGGTGGAAGAGGAATGGGCCCGCCCGGTGGAAAGATGGATATGAG GGACCATCGCCAGGACCGCAGAGATCGACCCTACTGA
- the ewsr1b gene encoding EWS RNA-binding protein 1b isoform X4, which translates to MASAPDYSSYTQASTQQGYASYAGQPSQSYGQSTQQNYGQQNYGSYAQPATPADGAYSQATPTTGGYPQQQQQYSSSYGQQASAGYPAAQSSTQSYSQSTQGYGASGYDTAPSAATPAASQSYGSQSAYTAQTAYPGYGQQAAPTAPQAANSQPSTYSQNNYSQQAAYGQQQPGYQAQQSSYSQPQGYPQQSQQQQAPPAYPPQGAGSYGQPPSSQYSQSGGPPNYNQSNHYNNYRQDGQGGSSGYSGAESRYPGAGDSRGPGRDGFDRGGMMHRVRGGMGRGMGSAGDRGGFSKPGGPMGADERDIGRPEEQDDSENSTIYITGLTEKAKVEEMAEFFKHVGPIRMNRRLGLPAINIYKDDAGKIKGFATLSYEEPICAKAAVEHFDGKEFQGQRLKVSMARRRPMMGGMRGGMPMRDGMMGRGGMMGRGGDRGGFGPRGGPRGMGRGGPTGGNMQQRAGDWECPNPGCGNQNFSWRLECNQCKAPKPEGLGGGPPFPPGGDRGRGGMGMRGGRGMDRGGPAGAGGPGGPGGFRGGWGGDRGGFRGRGGMERGGFRGAGRGGPPMDRMGSRGGRGMGPPGGKMDMRDHRQDRRDRPY; encoded by the exons ATGGCATCTGCTCCCG ATTACAGCTCCTACACTCAGGCCAGCACTCAGCAAGG atATGCTTCTTATGCTGGCCAGCCTTCCCAAAGTTATGGGCAGTCTACACAG CAGAATTATGGCCAACAGAATTATGGTTCATATGCCCAACCTGCCACTCCTGCTGATGGCGCTTACAGCCAGGCAACACCTACTACTGGAGGTtacccacagcaacaacaacagtacaGCTCCTCTTACGGCCAACAGGCCTCAG CTGGCTATCCTGCTGCCCAATCATCTACACAAAGCTATTCCCAGTCCACCCAGGGTTATGGAGCCAGCGGCTATGACactgctccttctgctgctaCTCCAGCTGCTTCGCAGTCTTATGGTAGTCAGTCTGCCTATACAGCCCAGACTGCTTACCCTGGATACGGCCAACAAGCCGCTCCCACGGCACCACAGGC TGCCAACAGCCAGCCATCCACTTACAGTCAGAATAATTACTCCCAGCAAGCAGCGTATGGCCAACAACAGCCAGGATACCAGGctcagcagagcagctacagcCAGCCGCAAGGATATCCACAACAAAGCCAGCAGCAACAAGCTCCACCTGCATATCCCCCCCAGGGTGCTGGTTCCTACGGCCAGCCTCCATCTAGCCAGTACAGCCAGTCAGGCGGACCCCCCAACTACAACCAGTCAAACCATTACA ATAATTACAGACAGGATGGCCAGGGGGGCAGTTCTGGGTACTCTGGTGCCGAGTCAAGGTACCCAGGGGCGGGGGACAGTAGGGGTCCCGGCAGAGACGGGTTTGATCGAGGTGGAATGATGCATCGTGTGCGTGGAGGCATGGGCCGTGGTATGGG CAGCgctggagacagaggtggcTTCAGTAAGCCTGGTG GACCAATGGGTGCAGACGAGCGTGATATCG GACGCCCTGAAGAGCAGGATGACTCTGAGAACAGCACAATATACATCACAGGGCTGACTGAGAAGGCCAAGGTGGAGGAGATGGCAGAATTCTTTAAACATGTTGGTCCAATCAGG ATGAACCGCAGACTCGGCCTGCCTGCTATCAACATCTACAAAGATGACGCCGGGAAGATCAAGGGATTCGCCACCCTGTCCTACGAGGAACCCATCTGTGCTAAAGCTGCCGTGGAGCATTTCGACG GCAAGGAGTTCCAAGGCCAAAGGCTTAAGGTGTCGATGGCGCGCCGTCGGCCCATGATGGGTGGAATGAGGGGAGGCATGCCCATGAGAGATGGTATGATGGGTCGTGGAG GAATGATGGGTCGTGGAGGTGACCGTGGCGGGTTCGGCCCTCGCGGTGGACCCCGCGGTATGGGCAGAGGTGGGCCTACGGGCGGCAACATGCAGCAGAGAGCCGGGGACTGGGAGTGTCCTAATCC GGGTTGTGGCAACCAGAACTTTAGCTGGAGACTGGAATGCAACCAGTGCAAAGCACCTAAACCGGAGGGATTAGGAGGGGGTCCTCCGTTTCCGCCTGGAGGAGACCGAGGCAGAGGGGGAATGGGAATGCGCGGCGGCAGGGGTATGGATCGAGGTGGGCCAGCTGGAGCCGGTGGCCCGGGAGGTCCTGGGGGTTTCCGAGGCGGCTGGGGCGGTGACCGCGGTGGATTTAGAGGACGTGGGGGGATGGAAAGAGGAGGCTTCCGTGGCGCTGGACGGGGAGGACCCCCTATGGACCGAATGGGCAGCAGAGGTGGAAGAGGAATGGGCCCGCCCGGTGGAAAGATGGATATGAG GGACCATCGCCAGGACCGCAGAGATCGACCCTACTGA
- the ewsr1b gene encoding EWS RNA-binding protein 1b isoform X1 codes for MASAPDYSSYTQASTQQGYASYAGQPSQSYGQSTQQNYGQQNYGSYAQPATPADGAYSQATPTTGGYPQQQQQYSSSYGQQASAGYPAAQSSTQSYSQSTQGYGASGYDTAPSAATPAASQSYGSQSAYTAQTAYPGYGQQAAPTAPQAYSANSQPSTYSQNNYSQQAAYGQQQPGYQAQQSSYSQPQGYPQQSQQQQAPPAYPPQGAGSYGQPPSSQYSQSGGPPNYNQSNHYNNYRQDGQGGSSGYSGAESRYPGAGDSRGPGRDGFDRGGMMHRVRGGMGRGMGSAGDRGGFSKPGGPMGADERDIGRPEEQDDSENSTIYITGLTEKAKVEEMAEFFKHVGPIRMNRRLGLPAINIYKDDAGKIKGFATLSYEEPICAKAAVEHFDGKEFQGQRLKVSMARRRPMMGGMRGGMPMRDGMMGRGGMMGRGGDRGGFGPRGGPRGMGRGGPTGGNMQQRAGDWECPNPGCGNQNFSWRLECNQCKAPKPEGLGGGPPFPPGGDRGRGGMGMRGGRGMDRGGPAGAGGPGGPGGFRGGWGGDRGGFRGRGGMERGGFRGAGRGGPPMDRMGSRGGRGMGPPGGKMDMRDHRQDRRDRPY; via the exons ATGGCATCTGCTCCCG ATTACAGCTCCTACACTCAGGCCAGCACTCAGCAAGG atATGCTTCTTATGCTGGCCAGCCTTCCCAAAGTTATGGGCAGTCTACACAG CAGAATTATGGCCAACAGAATTATGGTTCATATGCCCAACCTGCCACTCCTGCTGATGGCGCTTACAGCCAGGCAACACCTACTACTGGAGGTtacccacagcaacaacaacagtacaGCTCCTCTTACGGCCAACAGGCCTCAG CTGGCTATCCTGCTGCCCAATCATCTACACAAAGCTATTCCCAGTCCACCCAGGGTTATGGAGCCAGCGGCTATGACactgctccttctgctgctaCTCCAGCTGCTTCGCAGTCTTATGGTAGTCAGTCTGCCTATACAGCCCAGACTGCTTACCCTGGATACGGCCAACAAGCCGCTCCCACGGCACCACAGGC TTACAGTGCCAACAGCCAGCCATCCACTTACAGTCAGAATAATTACTCCCAGCAAGCAGCGTATGGCCAACAACAGCCAGGATACCAGGctcagcagagcagctacagcCAGCCGCAAGGATATCCACAACAAAGCCAGCAGCAACAAGCTCCACCTGCATATCCCCCCCAGGGTGCTGGTTCCTACGGCCAGCCTCCATCTAGCCAGTACAGCCAGTCAGGCGGACCCCCCAACTACAACCAGTCAAACCATTACA ATAATTACAGACAGGATGGCCAGGGGGGCAGTTCTGGGTACTCTGGTGCCGAGTCAAGGTACCCAGGGGCGGGGGACAGTAGGGGTCCCGGCAGAGACGGGTTTGATCGAGGTGGAATGATGCATCGTGTGCGTGGAGGCATGGGCCGTGGTATGGG CAGCgctggagacagaggtggcTTCAGTAAGCCTGGTG GACCAATGGGTGCAGACGAGCGTGATATCG GACGCCCTGAAGAGCAGGATGACTCTGAGAACAGCACAATATACATCACAGGGCTGACTGAGAAGGCCAAGGTGGAGGAGATGGCAGAATTCTTTAAACATGTTGGTCCAATCAGG ATGAACCGCAGACTCGGCCTGCCTGCTATCAACATCTACAAAGATGACGCCGGGAAGATCAAGGGATTCGCCACCCTGTCCTACGAGGAACCCATCTGTGCTAAAGCTGCCGTGGAGCATTTCGACG GCAAGGAGTTCCAAGGCCAAAGGCTTAAGGTGTCGATGGCGCGCCGTCGGCCCATGATGGGTGGAATGAGGGGAGGCATGCCCATGAGAGATGGTATGATGGGTCGTGGAG GAATGATGGGTCGTGGAGGTGACCGTGGCGGGTTCGGCCCTCGCGGTGGACCCCGCGGTATGGGCAGAGGTGGGCCTACGGGCGGCAACATGCAGCAGAGAGCCGGGGACTGGGAGTGTCCTAATCC GGGTTGTGGCAACCAGAACTTTAGCTGGAGACTGGAATGCAACCAGTGCAAAGCACCTAAACCGGAGGGATTAGGAGGGGGTCCTCCGTTTCCGCCTGGAGGAGACCGAGGCAGAGGGGGAATGGGAATGCGCGGCGGCAGGGGTATGGATCGAGGTGGGCCAGCTGGAGCCGGTGGCCCGGGAGGTCCTGGGGGTTTCCGAGGCGGCTGGGGCGGTGACCGCGGTGGATTTAGAGGACGTGGGGGGATGGAAAGAGGAGGCTTCCGTGGCGCTGGACGGGGAGGACCCCCTATGGACCGAATGGGCAGCAGAGGTGGAAGAGGAATGGGCCCGCCCGGTGGAAAGATGGATATGAG GGACCATCGCCAGGACCGCAGAGATCGACCCTACTGA
- the ewsr1b gene encoding EWS RNA-binding protein 1b isoform X6 — MASAPDYSSYTQASTQQGYASYAGQPSQSYGQSTQQNYGQQNYGSYAQPATPADGAYSQATPTTGGYPQQQQQYSSSYGQQASAGYPAAQSSTQSYSQSTQGYGASGYDTAPSAATPAASQSYGSQSAYTAQTAYPGYGQQAAPTAPQAYSANSQPSTYSQNNYSQQAAYGQQQPGYQAQQSSYSQPQGYPQQSQQQQAPPAYPPQGAGSYGQPPSSQYSQSGGPPNYNQSNHYNNYRQDGQGGSSGYSGAESRYPGAGDSRGPGRDGFDRGGMMHRVRGGMGRGMGSAGDRGGFSKPGGPMGADERDIGRPEEQDDSENSTIYITGLTEKAKVEEMAEFFKHVGPIRMNRRLGLPAINIYKDDAGKIKGFATLSYEEPICAKAAVEHFDGKEFQGQRLKVSMARRRPMMGGMRGGMPMRDGMMGRGGDRGGFGPRGGPRGMGRGGPTGGNMQQRAGDWECPNPGCGNQNFSWRLECNQCKAPKPEGLGGGPPFPPGGDRGRGGMGMRGGRGMDRGGPAGAGGPGGPGGFRGGWGGDRGGFRGRGGMERGGFRGAGRGGPPMDRMGSRGGRGMGPPGGKMDMRDHRQDRRDRPY, encoded by the exons ATGGCATCTGCTCCCG ATTACAGCTCCTACACTCAGGCCAGCACTCAGCAAGG atATGCTTCTTATGCTGGCCAGCCTTCCCAAAGTTATGGGCAGTCTACACAG CAGAATTATGGCCAACAGAATTATGGTTCATATGCCCAACCTGCCACTCCTGCTGATGGCGCTTACAGCCAGGCAACACCTACTACTGGAGGTtacccacagcaacaacaacagtacaGCTCCTCTTACGGCCAACAGGCCTCAG CTGGCTATCCTGCTGCCCAATCATCTACACAAAGCTATTCCCAGTCCACCCAGGGTTATGGAGCCAGCGGCTATGACactgctccttctgctgctaCTCCAGCTGCTTCGCAGTCTTATGGTAGTCAGTCTGCCTATACAGCCCAGACTGCTTACCCTGGATACGGCCAACAAGCCGCTCCCACGGCACCACAGGC TTACAGTGCCAACAGCCAGCCATCCACTTACAGTCAGAATAATTACTCCCAGCAAGCAGCGTATGGCCAACAACAGCCAGGATACCAGGctcagcagagcagctacagcCAGCCGCAAGGATATCCACAACAAAGCCAGCAGCAACAAGCTCCACCTGCATATCCCCCCCAGGGTGCTGGTTCCTACGGCCAGCCTCCATCTAGCCAGTACAGCCAGTCAGGCGGACCCCCCAACTACAACCAGTCAAACCATTACA ATAATTACAGACAGGATGGCCAGGGGGGCAGTTCTGGGTACTCTGGTGCCGAGTCAAGGTACCCAGGGGCGGGGGACAGTAGGGGTCCCGGCAGAGACGGGTTTGATCGAGGTGGAATGATGCATCGTGTGCGTGGAGGCATGGGCCGTGGTATGGG CAGCgctggagacagaggtggcTTCAGTAAGCCTGGTG GACCAATGGGTGCAGACGAGCGTGATATCG GACGCCCTGAAGAGCAGGATGACTCTGAGAACAGCACAATATACATCACAGGGCTGACTGAGAAGGCCAAGGTGGAGGAGATGGCAGAATTCTTTAAACATGTTGGTCCAATCAGG ATGAACCGCAGACTCGGCCTGCCTGCTATCAACATCTACAAAGATGACGCCGGGAAGATCAAGGGATTCGCCACCCTGTCCTACGAGGAACCCATCTGTGCTAAAGCTGCCGTGGAGCATTTCGACG GCAAGGAGTTCCAAGGCCAAAGGCTTAAGGTGTCGATGGCGCGCCGTCGGCCCATGATGGGTGGAATGAGGGGAGGCATGCCCATGAGAGATG GAATGATGGGTCGTGGAGGTGACCGTGGCGGGTTCGGCCCTCGCGGTGGACCCCGCGGTATGGGCAGAGGTGGGCCTACGGGCGGCAACATGCAGCAGAGAGCCGGGGACTGGGAGTGTCCTAATCC GGGTTGTGGCAACCAGAACTTTAGCTGGAGACTGGAATGCAACCAGTGCAAAGCACCTAAACCGGAGGGATTAGGAGGGGGTCCTCCGTTTCCGCCTGGAGGAGACCGAGGCAGAGGGGGAATGGGAATGCGCGGCGGCAGGGGTATGGATCGAGGTGGGCCAGCTGGAGCCGGTGGCCCGGGAGGTCCTGGGGGTTTCCGAGGCGGCTGGGGCGGTGACCGCGGTGGATTTAGAGGACGTGGGGGGATGGAAAGAGGAGGCTTCCGTGGCGCTGGACGGGGAGGACCCCCTATGGACCGAATGGGCAGCAGAGGTGGAAGAGGAATGGGCCCGCCCGGTGGAAAGATGGATATGAG GGACCATCGCCAGGACCGCAGAGATCGACCCTACTGA
- the ewsr1b gene encoding EWS RNA-binding protein 1b isoform X2, protein MASAPDYSSYTQASTQQGYASYAGQPSQSYGQSTQQNYGQQNYGSYAQPATPADGAYSQATPTTGGYPQQQQQYSSSYGQQASAGYPAAQSSTQSYSQSTQGYGASGYDTAPSAATPAASQSYGSQSAYTAQTAYPGYGQQAAPTAPQAYSANSQPSTYSQNNYSQQAAYGQQQPGYQAQQSSYSQPQGYPQQSQQQQAPPAYPPQGAGSYGQPPSSQYSQSGGPPNYNQSNHYNNYRQDGQGGSSGYSGAESRYPGAGDSRGPGRDGFDRGGMMHRVRGGMGRGMGAGDRGGFSKPGGPMGADERDIGRPEEQDDSENSTIYITGLTEKAKVEEMAEFFKHVGPIRMNRRLGLPAINIYKDDAGKIKGFATLSYEEPICAKAAVEHFDGKEFQGQRLKVSMARRRPMMGGMRGGMPMRDGMMGRGGMMGRGGDRGGFGPRGGPRGMGRGGPTGGNMQQRAGDWECPNPGCGNQNFSWRLECNQCKAPKPEGLGGGPPFPPGGDRGRGGMGMRGGRGMDRGGPAGAGGPGGPGGFRGGWGGDRGGFRGRGGMERGGFRGAGRGGPPMDRMGSRGGRGMGPPGGKMDMRDHRQDRRDRPY, encoded by the exons ATGGCATCTGCTCCCG ATTACAGCTCCTACACTCAGGCCAGCACTCAGCAAGG atATGCTTCTTATGCTGGCCAGCCTTCCCAAAGTTATGGGCAGTCTACACAG CAGAATTATGGCCAACAGAATTATGGTTCATATGCCCAACCTGCCACTCCTGCTGATGGCGCTTACAGCCAGGCAACACCTACTACTGGAGGTtacccacagcaacaacaacagtacaGCTCCTCTTACGGCCAACAGGCCTCAG CTGGCTATCCTGCTGCCCAATCATCTACACAAAGCTATTCCCAGTCCACCCAGGGTTATGGAGCCAGCGGCTATGACactgctccttctgctgctaCTCCAGCTGCTTCGCAGTCTTATGGTAGTCAGTCTGCCTATACAGCCCAGACTGCTTACCCTGGATACGGCCAACAAGCCGCTCCCACGGCACCACAGGC TTACAGTGCCAACAGCCAGCCATCCACTTACAGTCAGAATAATTACTCCCAGCAAGCAGCGTATGGCCAACAACAGCCAGGATACCAGGctcagcagagcagctacagcCAGCCGCAAGGATATCCACAACAAAGCCAGCAGCAACAAGCTCCACCTGCATATCCCCCCCAGGGTGCTGGTTCCTACGGCCAGCCTCCATCTAGCCAGTACAGCCAGTCAGGCGGACCCCCCAACTACAACCAGTCAAACCATTACA ATAATTACAGACAGGATGGCCAGGGGGGCAGTTCTGGGTACTCTGGTGCCGAGTCAAGGTACCCAGGGGCGGGGGACAGTAGGGGTCCCGGCAGAGACGGGTTTGATCGAGGTGGAATGATGCATCGTGTGCGTGGAGGCATGGGCCGTGGTATGGG CgctggagacagaggtggcTTCAGTAAGCCTGGTG GACCAATGGGTGCAGACGAGCGTGATATCG GACGCCCTGAAGAGCAGGATGACTCTGAGAACAGCACAATATACATCACAGGGCTGACTGAGAAGGCCAAGGTGGAGGAGATGGCAGAATTCTTTAAACATGTTGGTCCAATCAGG ATGAACCGCAGACTCGGCCTGCCTGCTATCAACATCTACAAAGATGACGCCGGGAAGATCAAGGGATTCGCCACCCTGTCCTACGAGGAACCCATCTGTGCTAAAGCTGCCGTGGAGCATTTCGACG GCAAGGAGTTCCAAGGCCAAAGGCTTAAGGTGTCGATGGCGCGCCGTCGGCCCATGATGGGTGGAATGAGGGGAGGCATGCCCATGAGAGATGGTATGATGGGTCGTGGAG GAATGATGGGTCGTGGAGGTGACCGTGGCGGGTTCGGCCCTCGCGGTGGACCCCGCGGTATGGGCAGAGGTGGGCCTACGGGCGGCAACATGCAGCAGAGAGCCGGGGACTGGGAGTGTCCTAATCC GGGTTGTGGCAACCAGAACTTTAGCTGGAGACTGGAATGCAACCAGTGCAAAGCACCTAAACCGGAGGGATTAGGAGGGGGTCCTCCGTTTCCGCCTGGAGGAGACCGAGGCAGAGGGGGAATGGGAATGCGCGGCGGCAGGGGTATGGATCGAGGTGGGCCAGCTGGAGCCGGTGGCCCGGGAGGTCCTGGGGGTTTCCGAGGCGGCTGGGGCGGTGACCGCGGTGGATTTAGAGGACGTGGGGGGATGGAAAGAGGAGGCTTCCGTGGCGCTGGACGGGGAGGACCCCCTATGGACCGAATGGGCAGCAGAGGTGGAAGAGGAATGGGCCCGCCCGGTGGAAAGATGGATATGAG GGACCATCGCCAGGACCGCAGAGATCGACCCTACTGA